Proteins from a genomic interval of Megalopta genalis isolate 19385.01 unplaced genomic scaffold, iyMegGena1_principal scaffold0037, whole genome shotgun sequence:
- the LOC117221413 gene encoding transmembrane protein 216, protein MPTIATSSLTYEILMYLNSFYFGMFAVCELGMGFFKAANLPSPGTSTTLTEFALLFFLIVTEGARIYLGRKGNLTEHGLPILIGVVLTVPSSLATLYFLIWQNYVLRLEVILCSIQLVLLASELIISILCLIAIYRPPSPEE, encoded by the coding sequence ATGCCGACAATAGCCACTTCCTCTTTAACGTATGAAATTCTCATGTACCtaaattcattttatttcgGTATGTTTGCTGTTTGCGAATTAGGCATGGGATTCTTCAAGGCAGCGAATTTGCCTTCACCCGGCACAAGCACAACGCTGACAGAGTTTGCACTTTTGTTCTTCCTCATAGTCACAGAAGGAGCTAGAATTTATCTTGGAAGGAAAGGAAACTTGACCGAACATGGATTACCAATTCTGATCGGAGTTGTTTTAACTGTGCCCAGTTCGTTGGCTACATTGTATTTTTTGATCTGGCAAAACTATGTGCTCAGGCTAGAAGTAATACTTTGCAGCATACAATTAGTTTTGTTGGCATCCGAATTAATCATTTCGATCTTGTGCCTTATAGCTATTTATCGACCGCCATCTCCCGAAGAGTAA